DNA from Brassica napus cultivar Da-Ae chromosome C4, Da-Ae, whole genome shotgun sequence:
CAACAACAtcattcctctctctctctctctctcttacaagttacaacttaCAATGGAGAAAACTCTAGCTACTCCTGACACTACTAGATCTCTTTCACCGTCATGGTCAGTGTCCGTTGAATCACCTGCCGCTGGTTTTGAGCGCAGAACCAAACGGAGACTTTCGCAGACTAAGGCAAGCGTCTGTGTGTCCGGTGAAGTagatgaagatgaggaagagGTAAAAGAGAAGATTGAGGCGTTGCAGAGGATTATTCCAGGAGGAACGGCGCTTGGTGTGGACGCGCTCTTCGAAGAGACAGCTGGTTACATAATGTCTCTACAATGTAAGATCAAGACCATTAAAGTCCTCACTTCATTTCTCCAACGCTTAGATAAACAAGATATGAAGTTCGGAGGTTGAAGATAATGATGACACTCAAAGATTGTTCTTCCTTTCGATTAaaaagtgtttttttatttagtttaattttaactCTCTTAATATGTTCTTTTAGCTTCTATATATGGGAAAAGAGATCTCAGCacttttttctttgaaaacttAAAATCAAAGTTCTGATTTATTTAAGCCGGTTCGCAGTTATGAAAAACTACTAATTGCGATATATAAGAAAGTTACTATTAAATTGAATCACGAGGTAGCACTTGCATTTGAGATTTGACATTAATGATATTGAGCAAGTAATGGCATACGTCTGGCCCAATTAATTTAGGGTGAGCTCATGGTCACATGCTATATAACAAAGAGAACCATTTCCAACGTCGATAGATATTTGTTTAAGTTTAAGATGAACACATTGCATTTGAGATCCATAATCCAAATAGTCCAACTGTCAAAGAACCGAGTTCATGTGTTATATTCATTGTACACAGACAAGACAAATCTATTTATCCGTGTAATAAGCAGTCATCACTGCTCACCAGAATACACAATTCATAAAATCAACCGCGT
Protein-coding regions in this window:
- the LOC106394581 gene encoding transcription factor PAR1-like — protein: MEKTLATPDTTRSLSPSWSVSVESPAAGFERRTKRRLSQTKASVCVSGEVDEDEEEVKEKIEALQRIIPGGTALGVDALFEETAGYIMSLQCKIKTIKVLTSFLQRLDKQDMKFGG